Proteins from a genomic interval of Undibacterium parvum:
- a CDS encoding phage tail protein: protein MSAFPFAPDGWSLCDVSLLQISQNGALYSLLGTKFGGDGSKTFGLPDLRGRTMAGQWGGYDIGTKGRAESVTLTSKNMPPHYHLLCVSDTLANAANVGMNADRVLATSNIYNPPPPGPSAPAKKLYAKADNSNTLQSSACTPVGGRGAHNNMQASLGSIS, encoded by the coding sequence ATGAGTGCTTTCCCCTTTGCACCAGACGGTTGGTCTTTGTGTGACGTCTCTTTATTACAAATTTCCCAGAACGGAGCGCTATATAGTCTGCTGGGTACTAAATTTGGAGGAGATGGTTCTAAGACCTTCGGACTACCCGATTTACGCGGACGTACCATGGCGGGGCAATGGGGAGGCTACGACATAGGCACTAAGGGTCGAGCAGAGTCGGTCACACTTACTAGCAAGAACATGCCACCTCACTATCATTTGCTTTGTGTCTCGGACACGCTAGCCAATGCCGCCAATGTAGGAATGAACGCAGACCGCGTTCTGGCGACCAGCAATATCTATAATCCCCCGCCCCCGGGTCCCTCGGCACCGGCGAAAAAACTGTATGCGAAGGCCGATAACTCCAACACCCTGCAGTCCAGTGCCTGTACCCCCGTTGGCGGGCGTGGCGCTCATAACAATATGCAAGCTTCCTTAGGATCAATTTCATGA
- a CDS encoding ClpXP protease specificity-enhancing factor: protein MSASSTKPYFMRAIYEWCTDNGFTPYLAVKVSGATRVPMEFVRNGEIVLNISFGATSGLKMDNVAVAFNARFGGVSREIYVPVENVRAVYASENGEGMAFDTDVVESAEALVPIAPEPVQEFTRPSLGLAAVSSKPSAVETKGDAKPVTEPQKKFEKPTLKIIK, encoded by the coding sequence ATGTCTGCCAGCTCCACAAAACCGTATTTCATGCGCGCTATTTATGAATGGTGCACTGATAATGGCTTTACGCCATATCTGGCCGTTAAAGTATCCGGCGCCACGCGGGTTCCTATGGAATTTGTCCGCAACGGAGAGATCGTCCTCAATATCAGCTTTGGCGCCACCAGTGGCCTGAAGATGGATAATGTTGCGGTTGCCTTCAATGCGCGTTTCGGCGGTGTCTCCAGAGAAATTTACGTGCCAGTTGAGAACGTCAGAGCCGTCTACGCCAGCGAAAACGGCGAGGGCATGGCATTCGATACCGATGTAGTCGAGTCGGCCGAGGCGCTGGTACCGATTGCACCAGAACCAGTACAAGAGTTTACTCGCCCTAGCCTGGGTTTAGCTGCGGTCAGCAGTAAGCCTAGTGCAGTTGAAACGAAGGGCGATGCAAAGCCAGTCACTGAACCTCAAAAAAAGTTTGAAAAACCCACACTCAAAATAATAAAGTAG
- a CDS encoding cytochrome b, whose protein sequence is MMAFVEKKLPADAPVVDKALNWVDSRFPLTKLWNDQWGQYYAPKNFNFWYIFGSLAMLVLVIQIVTGIFLVMHYKPDATLAFASVEYIMRDVPWGWLVRYMHSTGASAFFIIIYLHMTRALLYGSYRKPRELIWLFGFAIFLCLMAEAFFGYLLPWGQMSYWGAQVIVNLFGAIPFIGPDLSLWIRGDYVVSDATLNRFFAFHVIAIPLVLLGLVAAHLIALHEVGSNNPDGIEVKENLGSDGHPLDSVPSHPYYTFHDIFGVTVFLVIFSAVVFFAPEMGGYFLEYNNFIPADSLKTPPHIAPTWYFTPFYSILRATTTEFMYVVMAGIVAYVGLIFMTTKLPSKIKMAIAGIALLALAGMMPGALDAKFWGVVLFGSSVMILGALPWLDQSPVKSIRYRPQWHKYVLIVFGICFVALGYLGVQAPSPEKERVSQVCTVIYFGFFLLMPWWSAMGTFKPVPKRVTFSAH, encoded by the coding sequence GTGGAATGATCAATGGGGTCAATACTACGCGCCGAAAAACTTTAATTTTTGGTATATCTTTGGTTCATTGGCAATGTTGGTGCTGGTGATACAGATCGTTACCGGTATTTTTCTGGTAATGCATTACAAACCGGATGCCACGCTGGCGTTTGCTTCGGTTGAGTACATCATGCGTGATGTGCCTTGGGGGTGGTTGGTGCGCTACATGCACTCGACTGGCGCTTCGGCCTTCTTCATCATCATTTATCTGCATATGACACGTGCCTTGTTGTACGGTTCGTATCGTAAGCCGCGTGAATTGATCTGGTTGTTTGGTTTCGCGATTTTCCTGTGTCTGATGGCTGAGGCTTTTTTTGGTTACTTGCTGCCTTGGGGCCAAATGTCTTACTGGGGCGCACAAGTTATCGTTAACTTGTTCGGTGCTATCCCTTTCATCGGTCCTGATCTGTCCTTATGGATACGTGGAGACTATGTCGTCAGTGATGCAACGCTTAACCGTTTCTTCGCTTTCCACGTGATCGCAATTCCTTTGGTGTTGTTAGGTTTGGTTGCTGCGCATTTGATCGCCTTGCATGAAGTCGGTTCGAATAATCCAGACGGTATCGAAGTAAAAGAAAATTTAGGTTCGGACGGCCATCCTTTGGATAGCGTGCCTTCGCACCCTTACTACACTTTCCACGATATTTTTGGCGTGACTGTGTTCCTGGTAATTTTCAGTGCTGTCGTTTTCTTTGCTCCTGAAATGGGCGGTTATTTCTTGGAATATAATAATTTCATTCCTGCTGATTCCCTCAAGACGCCTCCGCATATCGCTCCTACCTGGTATTTCACGCCGTTTTATTCTATCTTGCGTGCAACTACTACTGAGTTTATGTATGTAGTGATGGCGGGTATTGTTGCCTACGTAGGCTTGATTTTTATGACGACTAAGTTGCCATCGAAGATTAAAATGGCAATTGCCGGCATTGCTCTGCTGGCTCTGGCAGGTATGATGCCTGGCGCCTTGGATGCTAAATTCTGGGGCGTGGTCTTATTCGGTTCTTCCGTGATGATCCTGGGTGCATTGCCTTGGTTGGATCAGTCTCCAGTTAAATCGATACGCTATCGTCCGCAATGGCATAAATATGTCTTGATCGTATTTGGTATATGTTTCGTTGCCTTGGGTTATTTGGGTGTGCAAGCACCATCACCTGAAAAAGAGCGTGTCTCACAAGTTTGTACCGTGATCTATTTCGGTTTCTTCTTGTTGATGCCATGGTGGAGCGCGATGGGCACATTTAAGCCTGTGCCAAAACGCGTGACATTTTCAGCACACTAA
- a CDS encoding cytochrome c1 yields MKLIKNLIAALALVPALALANSGGFPLDHAEDRGTNMAALQNGAKLFVNYCLNCHSASAMRYNRLKDIGLTEEQIKENLLFTGEKVGDLMKTSLAPKDAKAWFGAVPPDLSVIARAKASSAGSGADWIYTYLRTYYKDENRPTGWNNMVFPDVGMPHALWELQGVRTAKFVEEKDHHDESKVVHKFAGFEKVTEGKMTPAEYDSAVTDLVAYLQWMGEPAQNTRKKLGVVVLLFLSLLSLLAWRLNASHWKEVK; encoded by the coding sequence ATGAAATTAATTAAAAATTTGATCGCCGCTCTGGCTCTGGTTCCAGCTTTGGCATTGGCAAATTCTGGTGGTTTCCCTTTGGATCACGCAGAAGATCGCGGTACCAATATGGCGGCTTTGCAGAATGGCGCTAAGCTGTTCGTCAACTACTGTCTGAACTGCCACTCGGCATCTGCCATGCGTTACAACCGCTTGAAAGATATTGGTTTAACGGAAGAGCAAATTAAGGAGAATCTTCTCTTTACCGGCGAAAAAGTCGGTGATTTGATGAAAACTTCACTCGCTCCTAAAGATGCCAAGGCGTGGTTTGGTGCAGTTCCGCCAGATTTGTCGGTAATCGCCCGTGCCAAGGCTTCTAGTGCCGGTTCTGGCGCAGACTGGATTTATACCTATCTGCGTACTTACTACAAAGACGAAAATCGACCGACTGGCTGGAATAATATGGTATTTCCAGATGTCGGTATGCCGCATGCTTTATGGGAACTGCAAGGTGTACGCACAGCCAAGTTTGTGGAAGAAAAAGACCATCATGACGAATCTAAAGTCGTGCATAAATTTGCCGGATTTGAGAAAGTCACTGAAGGTAAAATGACACCGGCTGAGTATGATAGCGCAGTCACGGATCTGGTTGCCTACCTGCAATGGATGGGCGAGCCAGCACAAAATACACGTAAGAAATTAGGCGTAGTGGTGTTGTTGTTCTTGTCCTTGCTGAGCTTATTGGCGTGGCGTCTGAATGCATCGCACTGGAAAGAAGTAAAGTAA
- a CDS encoding glutathione S-transferase N-terminal domain-containing protein, producing the protein MMVLYSGTTCPFSQRCRLVLFEKGMDFEIRDVDLFNKPEDISTMNPYGQVPILVERELILYESNIINEYIDERFPHPQLMPADPLQRARARLMLFNFEKELFVHVHTLENEKSSSSSKLQDKARAEIRDRLTQLAPLFVKNKYMLGDEFSMLDVAVAPLLWRLDHYGIELSKTAAPLMKYAERIFSRPAYIEALTPSEKVMRR; encoded by the coding sequence ATGATGGTTCTCTACTCGGGTACAACTTGCCCATTCTCACAACGTTGCCGTCTGGTTTTGTTCGAAAAAGGCATGGACTTTGAAATCCGTGACGTCGATCTGTTCAATAAGCCAGAAGATATTTCGACCATGAATCCATATGGTCAGGTGCCAATTCTGGTTGAGCGTGAATTGATTTTGTACGAATCAAACATCATCAACGAATACATTGATGAACGTTTTCCACATCCGCAATTGATGCCAGCTGATCCTTTGCAACGCGCACGCGCACGTTTAATGTTGTTCAATTTTGAAAAAGAATTGTTCGTGCATGTACATACTTTGGAGAATGAGAAATCTTCCTCTTCCTCCAAGTTACAAGACAAGGCCAGAGCAGAAATCCGTGATCGTCTGACGCAATTAGCGCCTTTGTTCGTCAAGAACAAATACATGCTGGGCGACGAATTCTCTATGCTTGATGTAGCCGTTGCGCCTTTGTTGTGGCGTCTCGATCATTATGGTATTGAGTTGTCCAAAACAGCAGCGCCTTTGATGAAATACGCCGAGCGTATTTTCTCCCGCCCTGCTTACATTGAAGCATTGACGCCATCTGAAAAAGTAATGCGTCGTTAA
- a CDS encoding phage tail protein: MSDWYTGEIPIFSGNYAPVGWEFCDGRSMQITTFEILYALIGVTYGGDGVTTFKLPNLNQTLSIGQGVGLTNRTMCKRLGEADSVRLSRV; encoded by the coding sequence ATGTCAGACTGGTATACAGGTGAAATCCCGATTTTTTCCGGGAATTACGCCCCGGTGGGTTGGGAATTCTGCGATGGACGATCGATGCAGATTACTACCTTCGAAATACTTTATGCGCTTATAGGTGTTACCTATGGCGGGGATGGCGTGACTACCTTCAAACTCCCGAATCTGAATCAAACCTTGTCGATAGGGCAAGGTGTGGGTCTGACCAATCGCACGATGTGCAAGCGCTTGGGCGAAGCAGATAGTGTCCGATTATCTCGAGTGTAA
- a CDS encoding IS4 family transposase, translating into MHNDAIQFLAENQAAPNWERLGQHLPYEWIQKALSYTGKACIRQRRLPAEQVVWLVVALALYRHQSIGEVLDNLDLALPDAEVSFVSKSAIAQARQRLGAAPLQALFELSGHAWCEQDSKHYQFKGLRLFAMDGTTLRTADTPEQRAHLGAQAYVRVVASYPQVRGVTLTDVATHLIHSAAFGPYNQSEIRYAKELLASIPYDSLTAFDKGFFSAQILCGLTTNGNYRHFVIPAKINTKWEVLEGSAGDLLVQMRTSPLARRQSPELPEFWQARAITVLDSSARKQILLTSLTDRQRYSAADIVACYGRRWQIETSYREMKQSMLGKALTLRSKTIDGVYQEIWGTLTAYNLVRLEMAKAALAVKCEPTEISFVRAFHLIQYELQWAAVTRAYGKLPDLLKRLRERLVSLLNEERPDRYYE; encoded by the coding sequence ATGCATAATGACGCGATACAATTTTTGGCTGAAAATCAGGCGGCGCCCAACTGGGAACGTCTGGGTCAGCACTTGCCTTACGAGTGGATACAAAAGGCGCTCAGTTATACCGGCAAAGCCTGCATCCGGCAGCGTCGACTCCCTGCCGAGCAGGTGGTCTGGTTGGTGGTGGCTCTGGCACTGTACCGTCACCAATCGATCGGTGAAGTGCTCGATAATTTGGATTTGGCTCTACCAGATGCCGAGGTTTCCTTCGTCAGCAAAAGTGCCATCGCGCAAGCCCGTCAGCGGCTTGGCGCAGCGCCCTTGCAGGCACTGTTTGAGTTATCCGGCCACGCCTGGTGCGAACAAGATAGCAAACATTATCAATTCAAGGGCTTGCGTTTGTTCGCCATGGATGGTACCACCTTAAGAACCGCCGACACGCCCGAACAGCGCGCCCATTTGGGCGCTCAGGCCTACGTGCGCGTCGTGGCGAGCTATCCGCAGGTGCGCGGGGTCACACTCACCGATGTCGCGACGCACTTGATCCACAGCGCCGCCTTTGGCCCTTACAATCAGAGTGAAATACGCTATGCCAAAGAACTGCTTGCTTCGATTCCCTATGACTCGCTGACGGCCTTCGATAAGGGCTTTTTTTCGGCGCAAATTTTATGTGGACTGACCACAAACGGTAACTACCGTCACTTCGTCATTCCCGCCAAAATCAATACCAAGTGGGAAGTGCTGGAGGGCAGCGCGGGCGATCTCCTGGTGCAAATGCGCACCTCACCGCTGGCGCGTCGACAATCTCCTGAGCTGCCTGAATTCTGGCAGGCGCGCGCCATTACCGTGCTCGACTCCAGTGCGCGCAAACAGATACTGCTGACATCGCTCACGGATCGCCAGCGCTATAGCGCGGCCGATATCGTCGCCTGTTACGGGCGGCGCTGGCAAATTGAAACGAGTTACCGGGAAATGAAGCAAAGCATGCTGGGCAAGGCACTCACGCTACGCAGCAAAACCATCGATGGCGTCTATCAGGAAATTTGGGGCACGCTGACCGCGTACAACTTAGTCCGGCTGGAAATGGCAAAAGCGGCTTTAGCCGTCAAATGCGAGCCGACAGAAATCAGCTTCGTGCGCGCCTTCCATCTGATCCAATACGAGCTGCAATGGGCCGCAGTGACGCGCGCGTACGGAAAATTGCCAGACTTATTAAAGCGCTTGCGCGAACGCTTAGTCTCCCTGCTCAACGAAGAACGGCCCGACCGCTATTATGAGTGA
- a CDS encoding UbiX family flavin prenyltransferase gives MSEAHAPRKLIVAITGATGVIYGVRLLQALRELPEVQSHLLISEAGVLNLHQELDFNRKDVEALADVVHNVRDVGASIASGSFQSDGMIIAPCSMKTLAAVANGLSDNLITRAADVVLKERRRLVLMVRETPFNLAHLRNMTSVTEMGGIIFPPLPGFYHKPQSIQEMVDHTVGRVLDLFALPHHLTPRWNGLKDA, from the coding sequence ATGAGCGAAGCACACGCACCCCGTAAGCTAATCGTCGCCATCACCGGCGCGACTGGCGTCATCTACGGAGTGCGTCTGCTGCAAGCACTGCGTGAATTGCCTGAAGTACAGAGTCACCTGCTGATTTCAGAGGCGGGCGTACTCAATCTGCACCAAGAACTAGACTTCAATCGCAAGGATGTCGAAGCCTTAGCCGATGTGGTCCACAATGTACGCGATGTCGGTGCCAGTATCGCCAGCGGCTCATTTCAATCGGACGGCATGATCATTGCGCCGTGCTCAATGAAAACCCTGGCAGCAGTGGCCAACGGCCTATCCGACAATCTGATCACGCGCGCCGCCGATGTGGTCTTGAAAGAGCGTCGCCGCCTGGTGCTAATGGTGAGGGAAACCCCGTTCAACCTGGCGCATCTGCGCAATATGACATCCGTCACAGAAATGGGCGGGATCATTTTCCCGCCGCTGCCCGGCTTCTATCACAAGCCACAATCCATCCAGGAAATGGTCGACCATACGGTAGGCCGGGTCTTAGATCTGTTCGCCCTGCCACATCATCTGACGCCGCGCTGGAATGGCTTGAAGGATGCCTGA
- a CDS encoding fibronectin type III domain-containing protein has translation MKAVWLTLLMLFSMAGSSLAYAAAPPTSCTINITNTGASSYTYNYTNQDLTNCDPGVHGMGSGGGVFTDSNGNTGAIGTNAGGNFLPNNAMTINYNGFKYTPPSIGYTGNDTVVIYYQDQLSAEFGQVTLTIHVTGGATAPGAPTSVSATPGNTSASVSFTAPGSNGGAIITGYTVTSSPGGITATGASSPINVTGLTNGTAYTFTVTATNSAGTGSASVASSAVTPRTVPGAPSGVSATAASTTASVSFTAPASNGGATITGYTVTVVETGATFVGASSPISVTGLTNGTAYTFTVKATNSAGTGTASAASTAVTPKTAQTITFNNPGSQNFGTTPTLSASASSTLPVTFTSATTGVCTVSGSTLTFVTAGNCTINANQGGNSTIYAATQVQQSFTVNAIVPGAPAAPTATAGDTTASVSFTVPASNGGSAITGYTVTVVETGATFVGASSPISVTGLTNGTAYTFTVKATNSAGTGTASTASTAVTPKAAQTISFNNPGSQNFGTTPTLSASASSTLPVTFTSATTGVCTVSGTTLTLVTAGTCTINANQAGDAAYGAATQVQQTFAIAAVVPGVPTAASATAGNTSATVTFTAPAFIGGAAITGYTVTVSPGGATFSGGASPINVTGLTNGTAYTFTVKATNSAGTGTASSASAAVTPQVGQTIIFINPGSQNFGTTPTLSASASSTLPVTFTSATTGVCTVSGTTLTLVTAGTCTINANQAGDAAYVAATQVQQTFAIAAVVPGVPTAASATAGNTSATVTFTAPAFIGGAAITGYTVTVSPGGATFSGAASPINVTGLTNGTAYTFTVKATNSAGSSSASAASGAITPKASQTISFTAPVTGVVGGVVNVTATASSGLPVSFSSVTLPVCTVTGSSVNLIAAGTCTINADQVGNASFPAATQVSRSFTVGSTPVPLLNFTQAGPLQINLGNNLNNAVSSSLSGGSYGAISYSSSNAAVATVDASGKVTPVAAGGVVITATQAAVTGINAQTTQSYSLTVGKNVQAALTLTADKLAIIKVTGKATLTASGGSGSGAISFAVSSGACSLSGNVLSAGSTAGNCVVTATKDADANFSAVSASITIQIQNLTAASVTIGTTQSQVLDGVPVTLTAAVTPAAATGTISFMDGTVTLATITLTNGSALLVAKNLAIGVHTINAVYSGDAVTAPGNSVGITVTVGKRPDPTVDSVVKKTAVAAANISQRFTQAQMTNIYSHVQVLHHDFSIKNRFGISFSAPDLDMFRMAANKISENLTANKGSFGNDLYRLNPDDVRQAKAPFAKDEAAHKLMDSEEEAPKNDEWFQIAGKPVGMWTAGNIDFGGIDAPDGSRTKFSSSGLTIGMDMMWSPKLIVGLSVGYARDKATMDNFGSESKSKQWSGVLYGTYKPEKEWFIDGMGGIGKLNYDNHRWDDVNSQLLAGERTGQVSFMSLTLTRDLKVDKDLHIQPFGRFDVLHTKLDTNTERGSVLALTLNNTSSVTTAFTGGLNFAKDFYLDFGQVTPSLKLQWRHRTSGEMNQSMYYTDLGAGSTNYNVLVVGLPEDIQSVGLGLNVISRRGITTNFSWLGSMGAHTYRANSFRVDFRLGF, from the coding sequence ATGAAAGCAGTCTGGCTCACATTGCTGATGCTGTTCAGCATGGCTGGTTCAAGCTTAGCTTATGCAGCAGCTCCACCAACTTCTTGTACCATCAACATCACCAATACCGGTGCATCCAGTTATACATACAATTATACGAATCAAGATTTAACGAATTGCGATCCCGGCGTGCACGGGATGGGATCGGGCGGCGGCGTATTCACCGATTCAAACGGGAATACCGGTGCAATTGGTACGAATGCCGGAGGGAACTTTCTTCCGAATAACGCAATGACCATCAACTACAATGGTTTTAAATATACGCCTCCAAGCATCGGGTATACCGGTAACGATACAGTGGTCATTTATTATCAGGATCAACTGTCGGCTGAGTTTGGTCAGGTTACTTTGACCATACATGTGACTGGCGGTGCGACTGCTCCAGGCGCACCAACCAGTGTGAGCGCAACACCGGGTAATACATCAGCCTCAGTCAGCTTCACGGCGCCAGGCTCGAATGGCGGTGCAATCATCACCGGCTATACGGTAACCTCCAGCCCTGGCGGTATAACAGCGACAGGGGCATCCAGCCCGATCAATGTGACCGGCCTGACCAACGGCACGGCCTACACATTTACTGTGACCGCGACCAATTCGGCTGGAACGGGCAGTGCGTCGGTTGCATCGTCAGCGGTGACACCAAGAACGGTACCGGGTGCGCCAAGCGGCGTGAGCGCGACCGCGGCGAGTACCACCGCCAGCGTCAGCTTTACGGCACCGGCATCGAATGGTGGTGCGACCATCACCGGTTACACCGTGACCGTGGTGGAGACTGGCGCGACCTTTGTTGGTGCCAGCAGCCCGATCAGTGTGACGGGTCTGACCAATGGTACGGCCTATACCTTTACCGTCAAAGCGACCAATAGCGCAGGTACCGGGACGGCGTCAGCTGCATCAACGGCAGTGACACCAAAGACAGCACAGACCATTACCTTCAATAATCCAGGCAGCCAGAACTTTGGTACGACACCAACGCTGAGTGCCAGCGCCAGCTCGACTTTGCCTGTGACTTTTACCAGCGCCACGACCGGCGTGTGTACTGTCAGCGGCAGCACCCTGACTTTCGTGACAGCAGGTAACTGTACGATCAATGCGAATCAGGGAGGTAATAGCACTATTTATGCAGCAACGCAGGTACAGCAAAGCTTTACTGTCAACGCCATCGTACCGGGTGCACCGGCTGCGCCAACGGCGACAGCGGGTGATACTACCGCCAGTGTGAGCTTTACAGTACCGGCGTCGAATGGTGGTTCAGCGATTACCGGTTACACCGTGACCGTGGTGGAGACTGGAGCGACCTTTGTTGGTGCCAGCAGCCCGATCAGTGTGACGGGTCTGACCAACGGTACTGCGTATACGTTTACAGTAAAGGCAACCAACAGCGCGGGCACAGGCACGGCGTCGACCGCTTCGACGGCAGTCACACCGAAAGCCGCACAGACTATTAGCTTCAATAATCCAGGCAGCCAGAACTTTGGTACCACGCCGACGCTGAGTGCCAGCGCCAGCTCGACTTTGCCGGTTACTTTTACCAGCGCTACGACCGGTGTGTGTACCGTAAGTGGTACTACACTGACGCTGGTCACGGCTGGCACTTGTACCATTAATGCGAATCAGGCTGGTGATGCCGCCTACGGTGCTGCAACCCAGGTACAGCAGACGTTTGCGATTGCCGCCGTGGTACCAGGCGTACCAACAGCTGCCAGTGCAACGGCAGGAAATACATCAGCAACGGTCACATTCACCGCTCCGGCATTTATCGGTGGCGCAGCCATCACCGGCTATACCGTCACCGTGAGTCCGGGGGGCGCGACCTTTAGCGGTGGAGCGAGTCCGATCAATGTGACGGGGCTGACTAACGGTACAGCGTATACCTTCACCGTTAAAGCGACTAACAGCGCCGGTACCGGCACGGCATCAAGTGCATCGGCCGCAGTGACACCGCAAGTCGGACAGACCATTATTTTTATCAATCCTGGCAGCCAGAACTTTGGTACGACACCGACGCTGAGTGCTAGCGCCAGCTCGACTTTACCGGTTACTTTTACCAGCGCTACTACCGGTGTGTGTACCGTCAGTGGCACAACACTGACGCTGGTCACGGCTGGCACTTGTACCATCAATGCCAATCAGGCTGGTGATGCCGCCTACGTTGCTGCAACCCAGGTACAGCAGACGTTTGCGATTGCCGCCGTGGTACCGGGCGTACCAACAGCTGCCAGTGCAACGGCAGGAAATACATCAGCAACGGTCACATTCACCGCTCCGGCATTTATCGGTGGCGCAGCCATCACCGGCTATACCGTCACCGTGAGTCCGGGTGGCGCGACCTTCAGCGGTGCAGCGAGTCCGATCAATGTGACGGGTCTGACTAACGGTACAGCGTATACCTTCACCGTAAAAGCGACCAACAGCGCAGGTAGTAGCAGTGCATCGGCTGCATCCGGCGCGATCACACCTAAAGCTAGCCAGACGATCAGCTTCACCGCACCGGTAACTGGCGTCGTGGGTGGCGTGGTGAATGTGACGGCAACGGCCAGTTCCGGTTTGCCGGTCAGCTTTAGTTCTGTGACTTTACCGGTTTGTACAGTGACAGGCTCCAGCGTAAATCTGATCGCAGCGGGTACATGTACGATCAATGCAGATCAAGTTGGTAATGCAAGCTTCCCAGCTGCAACTCAGGTCAGCCGTTCTTTCACGGTGGGTTCTACGCCTGTACCATTGCTGAATTTCACTCAGGCCGGTCCTTTGCAAATCAATTTAGGTAATAACCTGAACAATGCCGTGAGCTCAAGCCTGAGCGGTGGCAGCTACGGTGCGATCAGCTACAGCAGCAGCAATGCAGCTGTAGCGACCGTAGATGCAAGCGGTAAAGTAACACCAGTTGCCGCAGGCGGCGTCGTGATCACTGCGACCCAAGCTGCTGTTACCGGCATCAACGCCCAGACTACCCAGTCTTACAGTCTGACGGTTGGTAAAAATGTGCAAGCTGCACTCACGCTGACAGCAGACAAACTGGCGATTATCAAAGTCACAGGTAAAGCCACGTTGACTGCATCCGGTGGTTCGGGCAGCGGCGCAATCAGTTTCGCCGTCAGCTCCGGTGCCTGCAGTTTGTCTGGCAATGTCCTGTCGGCTGGCAGCACAGCAGGCAATTGTGTGGTGACTGCGACCAAAGACGCTGATGCGAATTTCAGTGCGGTCTCGGCCAGCATCACGATACAGATTCAGAATCTGACCGCAGCCAGCGTAACGATAGGTACTACGCAGTCTCAGGTATTGGATGGGGTGCCAGTCACACTGACGGCAGCGGTTACACCGGCTGCTGCTACCGGTACCATCAGTTTTATGGATGGAACGGTGACCCTGGCAACGATCACACTGACGAATGGTTCAGCCTTGCTGGTCGCGAAAAACCTGGCCATTGGTGTTCATACCATTAATGCGGTGTATTCGGGTGATGCGGTTACTGCGCCAGGTAATAGTGTAGGCATTACGGTGACGGTGGGTAAGCGTCCTGACCCAACGGTTGACTCAGTGGTGAAAAAAACGGCGGTCGCGGCAGCAAATATCAGTCAGCGCTTCACTCAGGCACAGATGACGAATATTTACAGCCACGTTCAGGTTCTGCACCATGACTTTTCGATCAAGAATCGTTTTGGTATCAGCTTTAGTGCACCGGATCTGGATATGTTCCGCATGGCGGCCAACAAAATCTCTGAAAACCTGACTGCGAATAAAGGCAGCTTCGGCAACGATCTGTATCGACTCAATCCGGACGATGTACGTCAGGCCAAGGCACCGTTTGCCAAAGATGAAGCCGCGCATAAACTGATGGACAGTGAGGAAGAAGCGCCTAAGAATGACGAGTGGTTCCAGATCGCAGGTAAACCAGTCGGCATGTGGACTGCGGGGAATATCGACTTTGGCGGTATCGATGCCCCAGATGGCAGCCGTACCAAGTTCTCCAGCTCGGGTCTGACTATCGGTATGGATATGATGTGGAGTCCGAAACTGATCGTTGGTCTGTCCGTCGGCTATGCACGCGATAAGGCCACCATGGATAACTTTGGCAGTGAAAGTAAATCCAAGCAATGGTCGGGTGTGTTGTACGGAACTTATAAACCGGAGAAGGAGTGGTTTATTGATGGCATGGGTGGTATCGGTAAGCTCAATTACGATAATCACCGCTGGGATGACGTGAATAGTCAGCTGTTGGCTGGTGAGCGTACCGGACAGGTCAGTTTCATGTCGCTGACGCTGACCCGTGATCTGAAGGTCGATAAAGATCTGCATATCCAGCCATTCGGACGCTTCGATGTATTGCATACCAAACTGGATACGAACACAGAACGCGGCAGCGTGCTGGCACTGACACTGAATAACACCAGCAGTGTGACGACGGCATTTACCGGTGGTCTGAACTTCGCCAAAGATTTCTACTTAGACTTTGGCCAGGTAACACCATCGCTGAAACTGCAATGGCGTCACCGTACCAGCGGTGAAATGAACCAGTCTATGTATTACACGGATCTGGGGGCAGGTAGTACCAACTACAATGTACTGGTAGTCGGTTTGCCGGAAGACATACAGTCTGTTGGTCTGGGACTGAATGTGATATCGCGCCGTGGCATAACGACCAACTTCAGCTGGCTGGGTTCTATGGGTGCCCACACCTATCGTGCCAACAGCTTCCGGGTGGATTTTCGACTCGGGTTCTGA